The genomic segment GTGGGACAGAATGAGTATCGAAAGGAAGATGAAGAGACAAACTTTATTTGATGAAAACAAAAGTAGCATTGTCAacttctcttcatttttttcattaaacaaCAAATCTTCCTAACTTAGGTGCTAAGAAAAATTGCCCTTTAGCTCACACAAACCACCACCCTTTATCAACACTAGGATTTCTTTGTAGGCAcaaaacatttcttttataGAAGATTGGATTGTATTCTTGAAAACTAAACATAATTGAGCATCAATtatctttcaacaaaaaaatcaccacaaaaaatattacattttttaataagatgattaaaatactcttaactCTCAAAACCAAAAGTTTGATATTCGACGTCCAAATTGCATCACTGAAATAAgttacattaaaatataatttttaataagatttttttaaataacttctATTTGATAagtctaaataaaaattaaagatatataaaaaaaattctaagcaaaactaatattgtttttataaataattttattttaatcacttaattttttttaaacaatattaaatcaaatttattaccaattattaacaaataacaTGAATCCATAAGTTGAATACTATAACATTCATATTCACtcatcaaaaaataaataattaaatatttataaggcatattaaaaaatattgatttaaaatatttatttaatattaatgaagATGGAGACTTATTTTTTGTGATGGTTATTTTGgtaggagaaagaaaaaaggacagaaagaaagatgaaataTTACAGGCTGTAAAGTAGAAAGAGAGAGGGAGATAGATACCCACTTGTGTCTTCCAACCATTCAATATGCAATTATTTTCTACTGCTACACCAACTCAACTCTATTCTTTCATTTCAccattatcaattatttttttattttatttcaatctcCATTTTTTGATTTTGACATCTTTACTGTTAAGCCACCACTACTAATAATAACATTTCTTATTCTATTCTtcaattctaaaattattcattattaagCACTTTGGTTTTGCTTTAATTCTTATGAGATTTGTTCTCACTTAAAACTCTGGTAGGTCAGTATTTCGCTTACAAAATATGTAAAACTGGtccagaaaaattaaaaaaaataaattataaagaatgCAGAAGGAAATAGTTTAGAAAAATactaaagttttaaataaataaacagatAGTTAAAATTccagtttatatatttaatataaaataaaaatttaattgacgTTCAACACCACTATGATAATActcaaaattatatcaattgataataaatgtattttataattttaggtAAACTTTGACCTAATAAGTTGTTGAAATTGATATTCTTTTATCGTTCTTTAAACATTACTATgcttcatttatatataaaaaaatatcacaaaaacggtataaatgactaaaaaaatgtgttcaaatgaaaaaataacagataatagaaaaagattaagaaaaattaaaattttaattatacaaacaaaaaattgaTTGATCCAAATTGGAGAGTTATCCACAACTTATATCTCAATTCTTTAATAAGATAAAtagagataagaaaaaaaatttacaaaaaaaaagtcaaataattctaaaaaatatttatagaggtattttattttaaaataataaaatttctttataataaaattatttatataaaaaatatttaatattaaaataattaagttttactatttttaaaacaatataacttctaatatatgattttctaaGAGACATTAATGTAACCTTTAATTCTAATGTttgaatttattgtattttaaactaataaatacaacatttaatattattgtgCAGTTAATTTCAGTTATTTACtcgtgattatttttttaatgtatatatttattgaatttaacaTTTGATCACATTGTTTGagttgtatatatttatttgataaatacaatatttaatattacacTGCCTTAAAATTctgttagatatatttttgttatatttacactcttatttttttcataatattttctcagaattcataatttaattaatacattATGTCATCATTGACTAAAAAGTTTGGTCATAAGATTTGtataaaagttttaatcaaTCATAACTTACACTAGccataaattttactttatcatAAAAGCCACAAACTTTTATTAAAGCATGGGTCCATTCATACATAGTATTGCAGCTCTTCATGAGATATTATGAATAATGATGCTCTGTTCTAACAGTCCAAGGTTGTCATGGTCAATTGGTTATGCTATGGATACTCTGGATATTATACTGTCACTGCTGCCACATTAATAAATCCACTTTGCTTGTAAttgagaaaattgtttgttATCATTATAGATAGTTGCTTCATGCATATACCAAACCaaagatatttaaaaacaactattaaaatattcattttataagattagaaaaacattaataaaagtaaaaacaacaaCTATTTAACAGTTTTTTAATATCTGGCATTTTCACTTCACTCAGACAGAGAGAATAGAAAATGAACATCAGAACGACATTGTGACAGAATCAGATTATTTTATCATGCAATGTGTCATTAAAAAAGCAATAGTAACACTTTTTGTTAAGGGATCTTTGTCTGTACAGACCATTGTTCTGACCCTCAAACTCTGAACCCAAGCAACAATTTAAAAGCAAAACACACTGGTACTTAATTAAGTGTAACACTATCCAGACAAAACAGTAATATACTAAACCACATGCATTCGTGAAGCttcttattaaattaattgaacATGCATGTTATGCAATCACAGCACAAAAATTCCATTGGTTCACGTCATATTATAAACAGATGTTATGATATAACAAAATGTAAAGAAAACTAGAAATTTGGAGAGCattaaaacctattttaaaaGAAACGCACCAAACAGcatcttaaaaaataatggaggggagaaaaacacaaattacCTCCACTGCCATCACAATACAAACTAATTAACTCCCCCCATTGAGAAACACTACTACATCTAATCATGCATGAAAGTAATTAAGTTGAAGTGAATTTCAACTCAAAcctacaaaattacaaaaagactACTATGAAGTTCAAAAGTGAAAACAGAAAATCCTTTGACATGATAACTAACAATAAATGCACAAAATCTACTGCCTTCAGGAGAAGGCAAGCTCCATTCTGCACTGTCCAGGCTTCAGAGCATGCAATCAGTTCTTGCAGGCAGCCTCCTGAAGAAATTAAGTGGCACCGACGGAAGCTTATGGCGAAACCTTGGATGTCTCAACACATAGATTCCTGTCAAGAGGGCCACAACTTGGAACGGAGTGACGTACAGAACTACAGCAGCAACCAGACAGAAAAGCACAAACAGTGATGTAGCTCTGGGATCACGCCAGCTTAGCAAAGATTGCAGCCTTTCACCCTGAGTGGCCAAGTCCCCAACCACAGTTTGAATCCTCCCAGCAATGCTTCTAAGTCGATCATATCGCATCCTCACAATGTCATTTGGCCGGGAGGTAGGGAATGTGTCAAACtcttcatcaagttcatcagGATGTGCCGAGTCTGCATGAGAGAGACGAGTGTCCATGTGAGGAGGTTGCCTTGGCCTCCATCTGTAGTACCAGATTCCAATCAAGAAGAGGTAAAGGAAAATTGTAGGCAAGATAAGCTCTGGATACATAACTAGTATTATGAACAAGATATGGATCAGAATTGTAGTGACTGGACTTCTCCAATTGCATATCTGATCAAACCATTTTCCTACAGCAATTAGACCACCCAAAACCCCCATAATCCTGAAGAAGTTGGCTTTGCTTCTTCTCATACTCCACATGTGGGAACCCACATCCAGCATATATTCCACTACTTCTTTTCTCAGCGGTGGCTCGGCACGACTCAGTCTCATTGAAACAATCTGAGTAGCTTGATGCCTCAGACTGTCGAGCTGGCTGACAGTCAGCGGGTGTATATAGTGCATTTTTGGCAACAAGGGTTGTGAATACATGTGCATCATATTGAGCAGAGATGAACAAGTGAACCTCACAGCCAAGTGAATCTCACCCATCTTCTTCACCCCGCTCGGGTGAAGAACAAGAAGTGGATAGGAATGTGTATAGACCCGATCAGTCTCAAGGGTGGAAAGACGAATCCTCACCTTTCCAATCTTCGAATCTTTTGCTCCACCAGCCTTGTCTCCACCATGCAGATGACAGTTATCAAATACACCAATTGTAATGACAGTGCAAGGATCAAAAACCTCCCAAGTATATTGTTCATTCCATCTTGGAGCAAAACTGTCAATGATTGTCCTTGTCCTGACCCACTTCTGGCCATATTTTGCTACACAATAAGCATCTGTTGTCCCTCTCCCATCCTTCGTTTTCATCGGCATCAACCCATGAGCATTCAATATCCCCAGTTCAAGAACACCAATGCCAGACTTCCACAGCTGTTTTGCTGTTGGGCGAAGATCACTGCTGTAGTGAGTAGATTCGTCTAAAACATGATAGCCACCTTCAAGACAAACCCTCATGTGAATCCTGCTTGAAAATTTGgtatccttcttcttctcccccTCAACAACAATATGCCTTTCCAGATTGAACCACCTTGTATTCACTGGTTTGTGGTCTAGTCTCTTTTCCACATACTGCAGAGGAATAGCACACCTCCCCAACACTTCATCCTTGTTAGGGGCAACTCTATCCTCCACACTCAATATCAGCGGTTCCTCAAACTGTTCGGCTGCCACAAACATCAAATCCTCATTCCACATTGGATTAATACTCCTACTATGAGAGATTCTGGTCCTCAAGGCCTGATTCCCCAGAATAGCCTTCACGAAAACCTCAGGGTACCTACCCTTATCAGTTGGCTGTAAGTCCTGTGCCTCAATCACATTAACCCTCAAATACCAAAGCTTAGGAGACAGATAAACTTTCGATCTAATGTTGGCAAGAGCATCACTTCCACCAACCGTAGCAGCATCCGAGTGCCAAGCTTCGGGAAAAGCTTCATCAGCCTGGGTACCCATCCAAACAGCCAACATCAGCTCTCCCTTCACCTTGTCACCCTTTCTATCTTCTAATCTATACCATTGGGGCGCCAAAGGACTATCTGGAGGCACCCTTTTGGGGACCTCATTCAGGTCAAACCAGACACGTCCGATGAAGTCATCCTTCACAACATCCTTATCCTTCACGGTAACCTCCAGCACAGACGCTTGAAGCCGGTCCTTCGAGAAGGCAAAAACCTGGTTCCACTCAGGATTGGTTTTCTTCTCGAAATGCCTGGTAGTACCCTTGTAGTTCCCAAGCTTGACTTCAGTATAAGGATCACAACTCCCAGTGACATCTTTGGCAGGCAAGTCCTTGGCCTTCACAACCCTCACATAAAGGTACTGCATTTGCTCAACCAGATCATAGGTACTGGTAAGTTTATCACCAGAGACCTTTCCCCCTCCAAGATGGGGTTTGGTCTCCTTCAACAGAAAATCTTCAGGTGGAGGCCTCTGCATTTTTTCCTCGCTTCAGAGAACCAGAAacccaaattcaaatttctAACCCAAATATCCAAAGCCTTCAACTACTCGGATTATACCTAATCGTTCCCAAGAGCCTAAAAAACAGGAAAACGAAGTCAAGTAGCCGTTACAACACGCTATACCCAAACGAGGCACCTAAAAGTTCGGGAAATTtcaaaaacacatcaaaagaaGATATAATCGAGGTAACAGCAGCTGAAACTCAAATAACGTGCACCACTAGTATATAAACtacaaaactgaaaaaaaaaaaaaacggcAATGTCAAACCTAGATCTCAGATTTCACAAAGTGTTCTGCGAGTCCAACATCGGAAAAACACCAACCACTTTCCCAGAAGAAGTTAGATCCGATTGTTTAACCTGCAAGcataaacaaaaatcataaaaaaaaataaaacaaaaatgcagTTGTGTAATGCAGCAcaacatgaaagaaaaaacaacatttCAAGTCTTGTACTTTCAGCATTTTGAAACGCCCAAGTAAAAACAACAACCACTTCTTTAactagagagagagagagagttgaCTGCTTTGAAAATGAACAACACCACCAACAAAAAACGCTTAGATGAACCGTTGATTTGTCTTCTGAGTTCTCACATTTTCCCAgacattatcacttcttaaaaaagtaaaataagaaaatgcaTTTCTGATACCATAGGTCGTCGTCGCCGGCACACCCCCACAGAAGAAATCCCGAAAGCGACGGTGCATGCGAAAATCGGAGAAGCACTGAAACGAGAAAAACgaaaagagaaata from the Vigna angularis cultivar LongXiaoDou No.4 chromosome 3, ASM1680809v1, whole genome shotgun sequence genome contains:
- the LOC108326449 gene encoding FT-interacting protein 3, yielding MQRPPPEDFLLKETKPHLGGGKVSGDKLTSTYDLVEQMQYLYVRVVKAKDLPAKDVTGSCDPYTEVKLGNYKGTTRHFEKKTNPEWNQVFAFSKDRLQASVLEVTVKDKDVVKDDFIGRVWFDLNEVPKRVPPDSPLAPQWYRLEDRKGDKVKGELMLAVWMGTQADEAFPEAWHSDAATVGGSDALANIRSKVYLSPKLWYLRVNVIEAQDLQPTDKGRYPEVFVKAILGNQALRTRISHSRSINPMWNEDLMFVAAEQFEEPLILSVEDRVAPNKDEVLGRCAIPLQYVEKRLDHKPVNTRWFNLERHIVVEGEKKKDTKFSSRIHMRVCLEGGYHVLDESTHYSSDLRPTAKQLWKSGIGVLELGILNAHGLMPMKTKDGRGTTDAYCVAKYGQKWVRTRTIIDSFAPRWNEQYTWEVFDPCTVITIGVFDNCHLHGGDKAGGAKDSKIGKVRIRLSTLETDRVYTHSYPLLVLHPSGVKKMGEIHLAVRFTCSSLLNMMHMYSQPLLPKMHYIHPLTVSQLDSLRHQATQIVSMRLSRAEPPLRKEVVEYMLDVGSHMWSMRRSKANFFRIMGVLGGLIAVGKWFDQICNWRSPVTTILIHILFIILVMYPELILPTIFLYLFLIGIWYYRWRPRQPPHMDTRLSHADSAHPDELDEEFDTFPTSRPNDIVRMRYDRLRSIAGRIQTVVGDLATQGERLQSLLSWRDPRATSLFVLFCLVAAVVLYVTPFQVVALLTGIYVLRHPRFRHKLPSVPLNFFRRLPARTDCML